Proteins encoded within one genomic window of Thermococcus sp. 21S7:
- a CDS encoding methyl-accepting chemotaxis protein, with translation MMDGKTGIVASPVIAFILTLLPAVTIGPLAGAVGGVLGVVVGIMVAKGSIKEEKIPKDIERYRREIEHQIDIISEIIDRLAEGDLSVEDKALDGHLKRIRDAIEKMRKNLRNIVIEIHDATDVVQERSKLIRENVDQISEAIQQVAEAINQVSIEAQREQENINHMTETMRYIDEIGKETITTMEDFEKSMSDVVALAREGGQKGEEAVGQIEEIRNMMLMIEETVKGVAEMGKNIANITNVITGIAEQTNLLALNAAIEAARAGEAGKGFAVVAEEIRNLAEESKNAADDIRNIVSQIMEKIQESVEVTGKSVETVSNSTEVLKESVSYLTHIAELMAEMEVKANELKSKVLEEGEKIDEGLRFLENLAASAEETTAAAEEVSAAAEEQTSALEEVRAAITDFERVIQELVDVVNKFKV, from the coding sequence ATGATGGATGGAAAAACGGGCATCGTAGCGTCCCCTGTGATAGCGTTCATCCTAACATTACTCCCCGCGGTTACCATCGGACCGCTGGCGGGTGCCGTTGGGGGAGTTCTGGGAGTTGTTGTGGGCATCATGGTGGCCAAAGGATCCATCAAAGAGGAAAAGATTCCCAAGGATATCGAGAGGTACCGGAGAGAAATTGAGCATCAGATCGACATCATAAGTGAAATCATCGATAGGCTTGCGGAGGGTGACCTCTCGGTTGAGGACAAGGCCCTTGACGGTCACTTGAAGAGGATTAGAGATGCCATAGAGAAGATGCGTAAGAACCTCAGGAACATTGTGATTGAAATCCACGATGCTACTGACGTCGTTCAGGAGCGGAGCAAGCTGATACGGGAAAACGTCGACCAGATCAGCGAGGCCATTCAGCAGGTTGCGGAGGCCATCAACCAGGTTAGCATAGAAGCCCAGCGCGAGCAGGAGAACATCAACCACATGACCGAAACCATGCGCTACATCGATGAGATTGGAAAGGAAACCATAACGACAATGGAGGATTTTGAGAAGTCGATGAGTGATGTCGTTGCACTGGCCAGGGAAGGCGGCCAGAAGGGCGAGGAGGCCGTCGGCCAGATCGAGGAGATAAGGAACATGATGCTCATGATCGAGGAGACCGTCAAGGGCGTCGCTGAGATGGGTAAGAACATCGCCAACATCACCAACGTTATCACGGGCATTGCCGAGCAGACAAACCTCCTGGCGTTAAACGCGGCGATTGAAGCCGCCCGCGCCGGGGAGGCAGGAAAAGGCTTCGCGGTTGTCGCCGAGGAGATTAGGAACCTTGCGGAGGAGAGCAAGAACGCCGCCGACGACATACGCAACATCGTGAGCCAGATTATGGAGAAGATACAGGAGAGCGTTGAGGTCACTGGCAAGAGCGTGGAAACTGTCTCCAACTCAACCGAGGTCCTCAAGGAGAGCGTCTCGTACCTCACCCACATAGCCGAGCTCATGGCTGAGATGGAGGTCAAGGCCAACGAGCTCAAGAGCAAAGTGCTCGAAGAGGGCGAGAAGATAGACGAGGGCCTGCGCTTCCTGGAGAACCTTGCCGCCAGTGCAGAGGAGACCACCGCGGCGGCTGAAGAGGTCAGCGCCGCCGCAGAGGAGCAGACATCGGCGCTCGAAGAGGTCAGGGCGGCCATCACGGACTTCGAACGGGTCATCCAGGAGCTTGTGGACGTCGTCAACAAATTCAAGGTCTGA
- a CDS encoding Kae1-associated kinase Bud32, producing MRMIKQGAEARIYLGEFGEYFGAELLPGERIIIKHRIPKRYRIREIDERLRKERTVREARVLHRAKEFGVNCPYVYEVDTRDMKIAMEFIDGERLKELLERLPMEERLKLCREIGRQVGRLHEAGVVHGDLTTSNMILREGRVYLIDFGLADFDPTLEARGVDLHLLRRAMESTHYTWFERGFEAVLEGYSEVRGEEKAEEIRAKIEEIESRGRYRERSWVG from the coding sequence GTGAGGATGATAAAGCAGGGCGCGGAGGCGAGGATATATCTGGGGGAGTTTGGAGAGTACTTCGGGGCAGAACTCCTCCCGGGAGAGAGGATAATCATCAAACACAGAATTCCAAAGCGCTACCGCATAAGGGAGATAGACGAACGGTTGAGAAAGGAGAGAACGGTTAGGGAAGCCAGGGTCCTCCACAGGGCGAAGGAGTTCGGTGTGAACTGCCCCTACGTCTATGAGGTTGATACAAGGGACATGAAGATAGCCATGGAGTTCATAGACGGCGAGCGCCTGAAGGAGCTTTTAGAGAGGCTGCCGATGGAGGAGCGCTTAAAACTCTGCCGCGAGATTGGGAGGCAGGTTGGAAGGCTCCACGAGGCGGGGGTAGTGCACGGCGACCTGACCACCAGCAACATGATACTCAGGGAGGGGAGGGTCTACCTGATAGATTTTGGCTTGGCCGACTTTGACCCCACCCTGGAGGCGAGGGGCGTTGACCTGCATCTGCTCAGGCGCGCCATGGAGAGCACGCACTACACCTGGTTCGAGAGGGGCTTTGAGGCGGTTCTGGAGGGCTACTCCGAGGTCAGGGGCGAGGAGAAGGCGGAGGAGATCAGGGCGAAGATAGAAGAAATCGAGAGCAGGGGAAGGTACAGGGAGCGGAGCTGGGTGGGCTGA